Proteins encoded in a region of the Acipenser ruthenus chromosome 54, fAciRut3.2 maternal haplotype, whole genome shotgun sequence genome:
- the LOC117398100 gene encoding uncharacterized protein LOC117398100 isoform X1 yields the protein MDRKAAYASLVEGVQHFDFTGESTPCNLIATGDDAFPVAVTPSGDVMIAASRYGKGRMVVLPHEVYMMIPRFTRFIQNAVNWLKPSPDALVGLHSSLGYSATQLSSTGTKVKINDTYIEGMGVYCMSAYDDTQAAELLSFVKEGGGLLIGGHAWHWSYSHTTENVFFSFNGNKITSAAGIYFTTEYGQRIVCPVQSEIPTSSLSVSEEYKTKFLESVFLFLKQGVGSIDSLTTFLLTADKDHMEQDYKKIRSMIEEATQSMSKAETVSKYQLAKVDEKYLVLTTEKSNLEREQTNKTTELNNLKTSLASHNENLTKSGHALEEANRHKQIAQRDLDIARAKYHQEVEKRNIGIGLMFMPFAGPIIGGTMIGISQTAMNNAADVTRNAEAAVYKWRDEVNNYSNKVARYCDLVKGKQNEISNTRSHLQEIDCTLQQLSQKRTATAEVQKKLRDATHFLSTLAGRVQVAEVQTRSVLFFDPLITILEDISQHIYQLSGNKKYQLLYQQDIKPMIDRLKENNPKLKAICNTGDGQFY from the exons ATGGATCGCAAAGCTGCGTACGCTTCACTGGTGGAAGGGGTGCAACACTTTGACTTTACTGGAGAATCCACTCCTTGCAATCTGATAGCCACAGGAGATGATGCCTTCCCAGTTGCTGTGACTCCGAGTGGGGATGTCATGATCGCTGCCTCTCGGTATGGCAAGGGTCGGATGGTGGTCCTACCTCATGAAGTCTACATGATGATTCCTAGATTTACCAGATTCATTCAAAATGCAGTAAACTGGCTCAAACCATCACCAGATGCACTGGTTGGTCTCCACAGCAGCCTAGGGTATTCAGCCACTCAGCTCTCTAGCACAGGAACCAAGGTTAAGATCAATGACACTTATATTGAGGGAATGGGGGTTTACTGCATGAGTGCATATGATGACACCCAGGCTGCAGAGCTCCTCAGCTTTGTAAAGGAAGGGGGCGGCCTGCTCATTGGTGGTCATGCTTGGCACTGGTCTTATTCACATacaactgaaaatgtgtttttctcttttaATGGGAACAAAATTACCAGTGCGGCTGGCATTTATTTCACAACCGAATATGGACAGAGGATAGTCTGTCCTGTCCAGAGTGAAATACCAACAAGCTCACTGTCAGTTAG TGAAGAGTACAAAACAAAATTTCTGGAGTCAGTTTTCCTCTTTCTGAAACAAGGGGTCGGCTCGATTGATTCACTCACAACGTTTCTGCTGACTGCAGACAAAGACCACATGGAACAGGACTATAAGAAAATCAGGAGCATGATTGAAGAAGCTACCCAGAGCATGTCAAAAGCAGAGACAGTTTCCAAATATCAACTCGCAAAGGTTGATGAAAAATATTTGGTGTTAACTACAGAGAAGAGCAATCTAGAAAGGGAACAAACCAACAAGACAACAGAATTGAATAATCTGAAAACCAGCCTTGCATCTCACAATGAAAACTTGACGAAAAGTGGACATGCTTTGGAGGAGGCAAATCGACACAAACAAATTGCACAGCGAGACCTTGATATTGCCAGAGCAAAGTATCATCAAGAAGTAGAGAAAAGGAACATCGGAATTGGATTGATGTTCATGCCCTTTGCTGGGCCAATAATTG GAGGCACCATGATTGGCATTTCTCAAACGGCCATGAACAATGCAGCGGATGTTACCAGGAatgcagaagctgctgtgtatAAGTGGAGAGATGAAGTCAACAACTATTCAAACAAAGTGGCCAGATACTGTGATCTCGTAAAAGGTAAGCAGAATGAAATCTCCAACACCAGAAGCCATTTGCAGGAGATTGATTGCACGCTGCAGCAGTTGTCCCAGAAGCGGACAGCCACTGCTGAAGTGCAGAAGAAGCTCCGAGATGCCACCCACTTCCTGAGCACCCTGGCTGGAAGAGTGCAGGTGGCCGAGGTGCAGACCAGGAGCGTTCTCTTTTTCGATCCTCTGATCACCATACTGGAGGACATATCTCAGCACATATACCAGCTCTCAGGGAACAAGAAATACCAACTTCTCTACCAGCAGGATATCAAACCCATGATAGACAGGCTGAAGGAAAACAATCCTAAACTCAAAGCTATCTGCAACACAGGCGATGGGCAGTTTTACTAA
- the LOC117398100 gene encoding uncharacterized protein LOC117398100 isoform X2, with amino-acid sequence MDRKAAYASLVEGVQHFDFTGESTPCNLIATGDDAFPVAVTPSGDVMIAASRAAGIYFTTEYGQRIVCPVQSEIPTSSLSVSEEYKTKFLESVFLFLKQGVGSIDSLTTFLLTADKDHMEQDYKKIRSMIEEATQSMSKAETVSKYQLAKVDEKYLVLTTEKSNLEREQTNKTTELNNLKTSLASHNENLTKSGHALEEANRHKQIAQRDLDIARAKYHQEVEKRNIGIGLMFMPFAGPIIGGTMIGISQTAMNNAADVTRNAEAAVYKWRDEVNNYSNKVARYCDLVKGKQNEISNTRSHLQEIDCTLQQLSQKRTATAEVQKKLRDATHFLSTLAGRVQVAEVQTRSVLFFDPLITILEDISQHIYQLSGNKKYQLLYQQDIKPMIDRLKENNPKLKAICNTGDGQFY; translated from the exons ATGGATCGCAAAGCTGCGTACGCTTCACTGGTGGAAGGGGTGCAACACTTTGACTTTACTGGAGAATCCACTCCTTGCAATCTGATAGCCACAGGAGATGATGCCTTCCCAGTTGCTGTGACTCCGAGTGGGGATGTCATGATCGCTGCCTCTCG TGCGGCTGGCATTTATTTCACAACCGAATATGGACAGAGGATAGTCTGTCCTGTCCAGAGTGAAATACCAACAAGCTCACTGTCAGTTAG TGAAGAGTACAAAACAAAATTTCTGGAGTCAGTTTTCCTCTTTCTGAAACAAGGGGTCGGCTCGATTGATTCACTCACAACGTTTCTGCTGACTGCAGACAAAGACCACATGGAACAGGACTATAAGAAAATCAGGAGCATGATTGAAGAAGCTACCCAGAGCATGTCAAAAGCAGAGACAGTTTCCAAATATCAACTCGCAAAGGTTGATGAAAAATATTTGGTGTTAACTACAGAGAAGAGCAATCTAGAAAGGGAACAAACCAACAAGACAACAGAATTGAATAATCTGAAAACCAGCCTTGCATCTCACAATGAAAACTTGACGAAAAGTGGACATGCTTTGGAGGAGGCAAATCGACACAAACAAATTGCACAGCGAGACCTTGATATTGCCAGAGCAAAGTATCATCAAGAAGTAGAGAAAAGGAACATCGGAATTGGATTGATGTTCATGCCCTTTGCTGGGCCAATAATTG GAGGCACCATGATTGGCATTTCTCAAACGGCCATGAACAATGCAGCGGATGTTACCAGGAatgcagaagctgctgtgtatAAGTGGAGAGATGAAGTCAACAACTATTCAAACAAAGTGGCCAGATACTGTGATCTCGTAAAAGGTAAGCAGAATGAAATCTCCAACACCAGAAGCCATTTGCAGGAGATTGATTGCACGCTGCAGCAGTTGTCCCAGAAGCGGACAGCCACTGCTGAAGTGCAGAAGAAGCTCCGAGATGCCACCCACTTCCTGAGCACCCTGGCTGGAAGAGTGCAGGTGGCCGAGGTGCAGACCAGGAGCGTTCTCTTTTTCGATCCTCTGATCACCATACTGGAGGACATATCTCAGCACATATACCAGCTCTCAGGGAACAAGAAATACCAACTTCTCTACCAGCAGGATATCAAACCCATGATAGACAGGCTGAAGGAAAACAATCCTAAACTCAAAGCTATCTGCAACACAGGCGATGGGCAGTTTTACTAA